A window from Shewanella livingstonensis encodes these proteins:
- a CDS encoding haloalkane dehalogenase, producing the protein MSNNKPISAAFPFESKFQAVLDSKMHYVDEGDKNSKDTFLLIHGNPTSSYLWRNIIPHVSALGRVVVPDLIGMGKSDKPDIDYTFEDHITYLDAFIEKLALKNIIIVIQDWGSALGFNYANQHRENIKGIVFFEAMSQVSYWKNTTKETETLFRKFRDPAEGHEMIVKNNFFIEAMLPMMAGRELTQEEMDHYRAPYLEEKSRKPLLMWPGQISFDGVPKFTTDIVNSYNEYHKNSDVPKLLFYAEPGLIINRELGEHIAETWKNITAVDLGEGKHYLQESHPHEIGEGIVDWYKKVIK; encoded by the coding sequence ATGTCAAACAACAAACCAATATCAGCAGCATTTCCTTTTGAATCTAAATTTCAAGCAGTATTAGATTCTAAAATGCATTATGTAGATGAAGGAGACAAAAATTCTAAAGATACTTTTTTACTCATACACGGAAACCCTACATCAAGTTATTTATGGCGGAACATTATTCCTCATGTAAGTGCCTTAGGTCGTGTGGTTGTTCCTGATCTTATTGGAATGGGTAAGTCTGACAAGCCCGATATAGATTATACATTTGAAGACCATATTACCTATTTAGATGCGTTTATTGAAAAGTTAGCCTTAAAAAATATCATTATAGTCATTCAAGATTGGGGTTCTGCTTTAGGTTTTAACTATGCCAATCAGCATAGAGAAAATATAAAAGGGATTGTTTTTTTTGAAGCTATGTCTCAAGTTTCTTATTGGAAAAATACGACCAAAGAGACAGAAACATTATTTAGAAAATTTCGTGACCCTGCAGAAGGGCATGAAATGATTGTTAAAAACAACTTCTTTATTGAGGCTATGCTACCCATGATGGCGGGCAGAGAATTAACTCAAGAAGAAATGGACCATTACCGAGCGCCTTATTTGGAAGAAAAGAGCCGTAAACCACTGCTTATGTGGCCTGGTCAAATTTCGTTTGATGGCGTCCCAAAATTTACCACTGACATTGTTAATTCATATAATGAATACCACAAAAATTCAGATGTGCCTAAGTTGTTATTTTATGCAGAGCCAGGACTAATCATTAATCGAGAATTAGGTGAGCATATCGCTGAAACGTGGAAAAATATTACTGCAGTAGATTTAGGTGAAGGAAAGCATTATCTACAAGAGTCGCATCCACATGAAATTGGTGAAGGTATTGTCGATTGGTATAAAAAAGTTATTAAATAA
- a CDS encoding nuclear transport factor 2 family protein: protein MMNALEQRIQKLEDLEAIRTLQATYGHYVDKGWNGKDMDIEKLTDIFTEDALWEAPAAGVLANGHKEIIESFKSFDEKNKFFIHSFTNPIIEINEDKATAKWILFSPAIDGEKVICMLASYDNDYVRTTNGWRIKSLRLNMANVLGA, encoded by the coding sequence ATGATGAACGCATTAGAACAAAGAATTCAAAAATTAGAAGATTTAGAAGCGATAAGAACACTCCAAGCTACCTATGGTCATTATGTAGATAAAGGTTGGAATGGGAAAGACATGGATATTGAAAAGCTTACTGACATATTTACCGAAGATGCTTTATGGGAAGCGCCAGCAGCTGGAGTATTAGCTAATGGGCACAAAGAAATAATTGAATCCTTTAAATCTTTTGATGAAAAAAATAAATTCTTTATTCATAGTTTTACTAACCCCATTATTGAAATTAATGAAGATAAAGCGACAGCAAAATGGATTCTTTTTTCTCCAGCTATTGATGGTGAAAAAGTAATTTGTATGCTTGCCAGTTATGACAATGATTATGTTAGAACGACAAATGGTTGGCGTATTAAAAGTTTAAGACTCAACATGGCTAATGTACTTGGCGCTTAA
- a CDS encoding DNA alkylation repair protein, with the protein MQNYLQEIETITSKAGETVPLQRKAFERGFSFKHMSFYEQLAIWSYIWTNTKVYRAEMFCLYFLEEHIKNKDEMLAAWPTIKLWQDKINRWETSDSISKIYAQLVEYHAELILPTYKKWNTSENPWHRRQSIVGLLYYSAHRKHYLPFQVLIDLVTPLISDHAYYVEKGVGWTLREIGNIYPKEQEEFLFKNATKICAYGYSAGTEKWDKTKREKLKQIRKAARVLNRKNSI; encoded by the coding sequence ATGCAAAACTACCTTCAAGAAATAGAAACAATCACCTCTAAAGCAGGTGAAACCGTTCCTTTACAAAGAAAAGCTTTTGAAAGAGGTTTTTCTTTTAAGCACATGTCTTTTTATGAACAACTAGCGATATGGAGTTATATCTGGACGAACACCAAAGTTTATAGAGCAGAAATGTTTTGTTTGTATTTCTTGGAGGAGCATATTAAAAACAAAGATGAAATGCTGGCCGCTTGGCCAACGATTAAATTATGGCAAGACAAAATTAATCGATGGGAAACAAGCGATAGTATTTCAAAAATATATGCTCAATTAGTAGAATATCATGCAGAACTAATTTTGCCAACATATAAAAAATGGAATACGTCTGAAAACCCATGGCATAGAAGACAAAGCATAGTGGGTTTACTTTATTACAGCGCTCATAGAAAACACTATTTACCTTTTCAGGTACTTATAGATTTGGTAACACCTTTAATTTCTGACCACGCTTATTATGTTGAAAAAGGAGTGGGTTGGACACTTAGAGAAATAGGAAATATATACCCTAAAGAGCAGGAAGAATTTCTATTTAAAAACGCAACTAAAATTTGTGCTTACGGATATAGCGCGGGTACAGAAAAGTGGGATAAAACAAAACGAGAAAAACTGAAGCAAATTAGAAAAGCAGCAAGAGTTTTAAATCGCAAAAATTCAATTTAA
- a CDS encoding SDR family NAD(P)-dependent oxidoreductase produces the protein MTQNKTIHLNKVLEEHSQDMTSKVVAITGTTSGTGFVFAREVAKKGATVLLLNRTSARSENAYKQLTEAVPSGKFEAITCDLQDFESVKQAAEQIKSEYSVLDVLVNNAGIMAVKDEATKDGYDVQMQTNAISHFLLTKELYPLLKNSSEARVINQTSLARLGGPLEPAYFEKNGGNLGGNGTPEETANFQGARWERYHQTKLANATFTYGLKKKLLEANVKNIISLLAHPGVAITNLQATSAETGGMDVNGGVMSQAQSAEDGAAGIIRAAMDKEAKSGDFYGPTEGISGFPNLLEPEELLFDESNVAINWNGCEKAVGEFKI, from the coding sequence ATGACTCAAAATAAAACTATCCATCTTAATAAAGTACTTGAAGAACATTCTCAAGATATGACCAGTAAAGTGGTTGCCATTACCGGTACTACAAGTGGTACGGGATTTGTATTCGCAAGAGAAGTGGCTAAAAAAGGGGCTACAGTCCTATTGCTCAATCGTACAAGTGCAAGGTCAGAAAATGCCTATAAGCAGTTAACCGAAGCAGTTCCAAGCGGAAAATTTGAAGCAATAACGTGCGATTTGCAAGATTTTGAAAGTGTAAAACAAGCAGCTGAACAAATTAAATCGGAATATAGTGTTCTTGATGTTTTAGTCAATAATGCCGGCATTATGGCTGTGAAAGATGAAGCGACTAAAGATGGCTATGATGTTCAAATGCAAACAAATGCCATATCACACTTTCTTTTAACCAAAGAATTGTATCCTTTACTTAAAAACAGTAGTGAAGCTAGAGTCATAAACCAAACGTCGTTAGCTAGATTAGGTGGACCTTTAGAACCTGCCTATTTTGAGAAAAATGGAGGTAATTTAGGAGGTAATGGCACACCTGAAGAAACGGCGAATTTCCAAGGCGCTAGATGGGAACGTTATCACCAAACTAAATTGGCAAATGCCACTTTTACCTATGGTTTAAAAAAGAAACTTTTAGAGGCTAACGTTAAAAATATTATTTCATTATTGGCGCATCCTGGCGTAGCCATAACCAACCTTCAAGCAACTTCAGCTGAAACAGGTGGAATGGATGTTAACGGAGGCGTTATGAGCCAAGCACAGTCTGCTGAAGATGGCGCCGCTGGAATTATTAGAGCTGCTATGGATAAAGAGGCAAAATCTGGTGATTTTTATGGACCAACTGAAGGGATAAGTGGTTTTCCAAATTTGCTAGAGCCAGAAGAACTACTTTTTGACGAATCTAATGTCGCTATCAATTGGAATGGGTGTGAAAAAGCTGTTGGTGAATTTAAAATATAA